The Prunus dulcis chromosome 5, ALMONDv2, whole genome shotgun sequence genomic sequence CTTATAATTTGTGATGCAGGAGCTCAGCCAACACCATTGGGGAACAATACCTTTGGGCAGTCAGCTTTTGGGGGCCAACAACGTGGTGGTAGTAGAGTGGCTGCATATACAGAGACTCCTGAACCAGATGGTGGTAGTGGGGCTACTGCTGCAAAATTGGAGTCAATATCAGCAATGTCAGTATATAAAGACAAAAGTCACGAAGAACTACGCTGGGAGGATTATCAATTGGGGGATAAAGGTATGTTGCTAGTTATTAGAAAAGTTGCCTCGGTTGTCGGAAATTATGACATTTATTAGGTTCTAAACATTATAATTTTAACTTCCAGGTGGTCCAGCTCCTGCTGGTGGGAGTGCCTTTGGCATGTCTACGGCACAACCAAACTCTTTGAATACTGCGTCATCATTTCCTCAAGTGTCTACAAGTCCTTTTAATACCGCAACCGCACCTAATTTGTTTACTCCAAAAACTCCATCCTTCCCTTCTACAGGCTTTGGAACATCGTCTACACCATTCAGTTCATCAACTTTTGGGCTTTCTACCTCAACCAATATTTTTAACCCATCATCATCTCCCTCGGGTTTTGGACAAACCTCATCTCCATCTCTCTTTACTTCATCGGCGCCATccacattttcattttctgctCCAGCTCAAACATCAAATTCCACATTTAATACGGGAATATTCAATTCCACTGCTCCAGTTGCACAGACAGGTAGTACTTTTGGACTAAGTACCACTTCGTTTGGGCAGAACACGGCCCCATTTGGTCAATCAAATGCATTCAATACTCCCTCTACTGGTTATGGTTTGGGAAGCTCCTCTACTGCTAGTGCTACAAGCAACCTGATGGGTTTTAGTCAACCTActgtaagtttttttcttttcctattaaTTGTAGTAGGttttaattgataatttgagTTGATTTTTTACCTATTAACTTGCCCGTGCAGCCTTCTTTTTCCCAGCCTTTCCAGTCATCTCAGCCTCCTCAGAACAGTGGGTTTGGATTCAACAGTTTTAATCAAACTCAGCCAGGTATCATATGTTTTGGACATGCTTATGTTTTTTCAAGCAATATAGCCATTGAGCTGCTTGTTTTCTTCTGTTGATGGTGCTGACTTTATCAATCGGTTGTCTTTGCCTTCATAGGCAATACAGGTGGCTTGGGTGGTTCAGTGGGAATTCTTGGGCAGAATAACTTTGGACAATTGTATGTCATGTgactcatatctcatgtggtTAATAACTCTTGTGTGTATGTGTTCATAGTATATTTACTGTTAATTGTATTTGAATGTAAGTTTGTAGAATCATAGTGGTGTGTCGTCTTGTTTCATTTACATTGATTAAAAGTTGCAGAAATTTTTAGGACAAAACAAATCTCATTGATGTGGAATGTCTTAGTATATTCATTCCCGTTCATCTAGAAAAGGGTGACTATTATATTAGCTTGGGAGTGGGagagttatttttattttgttgatttaATTGGTTATTTAATGATGGATAATCCCCAACTTCGGAGTATATGAAATGTTGGCATTTTGTCTAAGACGATGTTCTTATTCCAATCTCATGTAGCTCTATCTAGTTTGGGAGGTGTTTGGGCATCATTAAGCTACAtagggtttttgttttgttttaaatgtcCATGGATTAAGCTATATGGAGTTGTATTCtgtttatttttccatttggAAGTTTCCAATTAAAATCTGGACtggaaaaaaaactatttcTGTTGTTTTTTACAGGTCTGCTACTCAAAGCTCTGCAGCTGTACAACCAGTACCTGCTACCAATCCATTTGGAACGCTCCCTGCAATGCCTCAGATGTCAATTGGTCGTGGTGGAACTGCACCATCAATTCAATATGGGATTTCAAGCATGCCTGTAAGATGAATTTCTTataatgttgttttgtttaatttgagATTCAAGTTGATGTAAGTGTTAGTTTCTATTGAGAATCACGTCTGTGGTTGTGATTTCAATTCAATGGATATTTTCTTAAATGTCCTGTGAAGGAAAATGGAATATGACACTCACTTTGTTTTTCTGCCAGGTTGTAGACAAACTGGCGCCTGTTAGAATGTCATCATCTTTAGTGACTTCTCGACACCTGACTCAAAGGCGGGTCAGATTGCCTGTGAGAAAATATTATCCTAAGAATGATGATCAAAGGGTGAGGATGTGCTTCTTGTGAACAGTTAAATTTAATCAGTTATAGGGTTCCTATTCAGGCTACATATGAATATTGTGCTTAcaccttttttctcttttgttttgcagTTCCCTTTCTTTATTGATGATGAAGAAACAGTCAATACCCCCAAGGCAGATGCTCTTTTCCTTCCCAGGGAAAACCCAAGAGCGCTCGTCATTCGTCCCAAAGAACAGTGGCCTTTAAGGGCCAGTGCCGAGAAAGCATCCCCATTAAAGGATACTTCTACTCCGGTGCATGAGAATGGTAAGTTCTGTTACTTGAGTGGCGGTCGTTTGAGTTGTATTAGAAGGTAGAAATGAGGGTTAGCCCAGCCTGTGCTAGGATAAGTAGCACATTATGTCTTTCTTGTCTGCTCTTTGTGCCttcctttgtcaattttccCTAAAACGAGTGACACTTTAAATAGTAGTTTTGCTGTGTATTTCTGTTGCCTTTTCACTGCAGCTTCTTCATGTGTGGGTTCAACTTTGTAATGGCATATATAATGAGTATGTAATGCAGCTAGTTACCATTTTTAGGCATTTTAGGTCCTGgcgtttttattttttatttgtattttcatCATTATGCACAAATGTTGaaagttttgaaaattttatctaattCATTTAGTGTCAATGAGCATATTGTTGACTCTACTGAACACTTGTTGATTGAGGAAAAAATCTGGGAGAAGCATGTAATCCCCTCTTAGGTGCCTCCAATTCTGAGGATAAAGGTAGTGAGTATATGTTTTTATGACTTCAGGTTTTGTGCCATTTACTGTATAGCTAGTagtttcttgtattttttggtGTATTTAGTAAGTAACATAAGATGCCTGTCCTTTTGTTTTGCTGTGGTTGTATTTTAAAGTCATGAGCTGTAAGCAAGAAATACTGACCTGATGATGCAAAACATATTGAGCCATAATGCATTCAGTTGAATAGTGTTTGTAGTGTTGACAGATTTGCTTTATGTTGTTTCAGAAACTCCACATGAAGATGGCATTGTCAAGGAGCGTGTGAATCATGTCAAAGCCAACCAGAAACCTAACGGAGTCCATGATGATCATTCTATTCAGAAAGCGGACTCATATATGACACTGAGTGGGCATAGAGCCGGTGAGGCTGCTATTGTATATGAGCATGGCGCTGACATTGAGGCACTAATGCCAAAGCTCCGGCGCTCTGATTACTATACAGAGCCTCGAATTCAGGAACTGGCGGCAAAGGAAAGGGCAGAACCTGGGTTCTGCTGTCACGTCAAGGATTTTGTGGTCGGACGAGTTGACTATGGTAGCATCAAGTTCTTTGGTGAGACAGATGTGAGACGCCTTGATCTGGAATCTGTGGTGCAGTTTAACAATCGGGAGGTGATAGTGTACATGGATGACAACAAGAAACCTCCAGTTGGGCAAGGCCTCAATAAACCTGCTGAGGTAACACTTCTCAACATTACATGTATGGACAAAAAAACAGGGCGCCGGTTTACAGAAGGgccaaaaactgaaaaatacaagcagatgttgaagaagaaagcGGAGGATCAAGGTGCCGAGTTTGTCTCTTATGACCCCTTGAAAGGAGAGTGGAAGTTCAAGGTAAGCCACTTCAGTGAGTACAAGTTGGGAGATGAAGACGACTGGGATGTGGATGGTGCTCAAGATTGCTGACGGAAGATGGAGTCGATGTGTTAAATATGTGGTCTTTTGTGTGTTTCCGACCAAGGGTTTTGTCATGGATGAAGATTAATTTTGGAATTGTATAGAACTTAGGGATAAGTGGTACCGTATATAGCTTTGGAAGCGATGTTTGCGCTCTGACTATATTACTGGTGTGTTGGttgtgttttgggttttagaGTCGTGTTTTGTCGTacatttctattcttttcaGTGTCATTATTGGTCTTTATTTTTACTTGGTGTTTTGATGGTGAAGCAGAGAATATTGGTTGGgtcaaaattcatatttggGTTTACTGAATTTGGTGTGAAaagtggaaaaagaaaaaagaaaaaaggtttattgttttttaacCCTGAAATTGTCTGCATTCTTTTaatcatgttttattttatacacaCAATTTCTCCATTCttagtttttatgttttgccATGGCATTTCCATTTCCATCCACGGTTGTCTCCATCTCTAACTTGTCTCtcaagtaagtttttttttgaagtCCAACTCTTTCACACAATTTGAGAGTAATaattcaaatgaaaacaaaaaacaaaaaggttaCAAGTGTACTACCAGAAAAGCATAATGTAAGTTTACTTGTGTTTTGCaggtatttataaattaaattcatgTATTGTACAAATatatcacatattattgaataaaaatgttataaattaaaaatattaaataaataacaatacgTATTTTTACTGTATTTTCCTTATAATTTTATCAAGTAATATATTCGggtattttattcatatttttccttttttgtgtttggGAGAAGACGCTTTTTTCTCATTTGTGATTGGGCTTTGAAGTTTGAAGTTTTAAATGTAGCCCACGATGGAGAAGACGCTAGGTGTCCATGTGAAATTCATTTCTATATATACATGGCCGTCCCGATAgggttttagggtttgtgGGAGGCGCCAGTCCTGAAACATTGAAaccagaggaagaagaagaataagatGAAGACGATACTATCCTCGGACTCCATGGAGATCCCCGACGGGGTGACCATAAAAGTGAAGGCGAAGGTGATAGAGGTGGAGGGTCCGCGAGGAAAGCTGACCCGAAACTTCAAGCACCTGAACCTGGACTTCGATCTCATCACGGACGAGGCCACCGggaagaagaagctgaagaTCGAAGCCTGGTTCGGGACCCGCAAAACCAGCGCCGCCATCAGAACGGCTATCAGCCACGTCGAGAATCTGATCACCGGCGTCACCAAGGGCTACAGGTATAAGATGAGATTCGTCTACGCTCACTTTCCGATCAACGCTTCGATCCCCAACTCCAACAACGCGATCGAGATCCGAAACTTCTTGGGCGAGAAGAAGGTGAGGAAGGTGGAGATGCTTCAGGGCGTGAACATCTACCGGTCTGAGAAGGTGAAGGACGAGCTGGTTTTGGATGGAAACGACATCGAATTGGTGTCAAGGTCTGCTGCTCTCATAAACCAGAAGTGCCATGTGAAGAACAAGGATATTAGGAAGTTTCTTGATGGGATTTATGTGAGTGAGAAGAGGACGATAGCTGAAGAGGAGTGATTAGATTTAAGGGATTTGTACTTGTTAGAGTGCTTTTCTGATATTGAGTTTCTCatctttacttcttttttttttttttaaattttataatcttGGATGGAAATTTTGATGAGTAAGTTTTActatattttgggtttctaTTGCCAAACATAAATTGTGGAATTCTGgggttattttattatgcaggttattgatttttaaagattaaaaaaagtgAGAAATCTTTCATTTGCAGAGTCTGGAAGAACACCTCACTTAcacttaaaaataatttgcaCTAACAAAAATCCCCCAAAAATGGTTCTTTATAGTTGCACTATCAAGTAAGTTAAATCCTGGAAAAAGTAAGGTGTCATGCCTTTTTAGAATTGGTAAACTGATTGTGAATTCCACTAAAAACCCAACCCATTAAAACTTGAAGCAGTGATCCCAACTTTAAATTAGTCCAAGAAAGTTTCATATCCATATCAATGGAGGGATGCTCTTATTACCTGGCAATGGTACTGGTTCAGCTCATATATGGTGGATCAAACATCCTCATAAAATTCTCCCTTGCAGAAGGACTCAATCCGATTGTCTTCGTCGTTTACCGGCATGTTATGGCCATGGTTTTGGTAGGACCATTTGCATATGTACTTGAAAGGTAAGCTATCAATTCATTCTTGCATCTCTTCATATTTCCAGGCAgtaaaaacagagaaaactaATTCTTGAATGGATTTGCAAAGCAGGAAGCAAAGgccttcactttcattttctgtaGCTGCAAAAATTTTTATGCTTGCATTATTTGGAACCACCATCCATCTGAATGTGTACTATGCTGGTTTAGCATACACTTCTCCAACAGTTGCATGTGCCTTGAGTAATGTTATTCCCAGCTTGACATTTCTAATGGCAGTTCTACTTGGGTATATTCTCTGTCCTTTCCTCTCCCTTGCTTAATTAGAAAGGGGAATATAAATGTTCTTCTTTCCTGTTCTGCAATTTGCTTGTTCTTACACAGGTTGGAGAAGTTGAAGATTAGAACTGCTAGAGGTCAAGCTAAGGTGGCTGGCACACTTTTCTGCATTGGTGGTTCTCTTGTTTTCACTTTCTGGAAAGGAGGATACCTATTTAGAGGTTTTGTAAAGAGCCCACTGATAAATATATCTGTTGCTGAGATGAGGCATGTTAAGGAAAACTGGATCAAGGGGGCTCTTCTTATTCTGACGAGTCACATTGCATGGAGTGCATGGCTAATCCTCCAGGTGATTTTATAATTGAATTCAGATGACACCCTTTTATGTCATGTAATGTCCAAGTTTAGTTCTTTGTCCAACTTTGGCTCTCTGGTCTCACAGGCTGTGGTCTCCAAAGTCTACACTGCTCGATTATCGCTAACCACGATGATATGCTTTTTCGCGTCGTTGCaatcttcttttcttgcccTGTTTTTCGCAAGaaatccaatttcatggaGACTGGAGTGGAACCTGCAACTTCTAACCATCGTCTACTGCGTGAGTGTTCTCTTTCTCATATCTTATTATTAGGTTCACAACGTCGATTTCAACAATTGATCATGCAAATTCTTATCCAAATCTGTGATTCGATTTGAAAACCTCACAGCAGAACATGTAGAAGAGAACATTGTCTTGTGTGTatgtataaaataaatcaatggGACATCCTATTTTGTTGTGTCTTGGGTGTTTTTCTCCTTGTTGGTATAAGATATATTTGAATCTGTCACTAGTTCCGGTCTTCATCCACTCCTTACTTTTGCAATAGGGAGTTGTAATCTCAGCATTGGCCTACTACCTACAAACATGGTGCATCAGTTACAGGGGACCAGTTTTTGCA encodes the following:
- the LOC117627617 gene encoding nuclear pore complex protein NUP98A isoform X2 is translated as MFGSTNPFGQSSSSPFASQPVFGQTSNTSNNPFVPKPFGSTTPFGAQTGSSIFGGTSTGVFGAAQSSSPFPSSTTFGAASSSPAFGNTTPSFGAASSAAFNSSPSPFGGSSGFGQKPVFGAFGSNTTQPSPFGSTTQPSQPAFGSGIFGSTTPFGGSSQPAFGATTTPTAFGGTSSPAFGATTTPAFGATSTPAFGATSTPAFGATSNTPAFGATSTPPAFGATSSPAFGSTTSPTFGSTGSAFGVSNSSVFGSTGAFGASSTPAFGSSGSTFGTSSNPGFGASSAPGFGSSSTPSFTFTSAPAFGQSNSTFGSSSSPFGAQNSPFGAQPTPLGNNTFGQSAFGGQQRGGSRVAAYTETPEPDGGSGATAAKLESISAMSVYKDKSHEELRWEDYQLGDKGGPAPAGGSAFGMSTAQPNSLNTASSFPQVSTSPFNTATAPNLFTPKTPSFPSTGFGTSSTPFSSSTFGLSTSTNIFNPSSSPSGFGQTSSPSLFTSSAPSTFSFSAPAQTSNSTFNTGIFNSTAPVAQTGSTFGLSTTSFGQNTAPFGQSNAFNTPSTGYGLGSSSTASATSNLMGFSQPTPSFSQPFQSSQPPQNSGFGFNSFNQTQPGNTGGLGGSVGILGQNNFGQLSATQSSAAVQPVPATNPFGTLPAMPQMSIGRGGTAPSIQYGISSMPVVDKLAPVRMSSSLVTSRHLTQRRVRLPVRKYYPKNDDQRFPFFIDDEETVNTPKADALFLPRENPRALVIRPKEQWPLRASAEKASPLKDTSTPVHENETPHEDGIVKERVNHVKANQKPNGVHDDHSIQKADSYMTLSGHRAGEAAIVYEHGADIEALMPKLRRSDYYTEPRIQELAAKERAEPGFCCHVKDFVVGRVDYGSIKFFGETDVRRLDLESVVQFNNREVIVYMDDNKKPPVGQGLNKPAEVTLLNITCMDKKTGRRFTEGPKTEKYKQMLKKKAEDQGAEFVSYDPLKGEWKFKVSHFSEYKLGDEDDWDVDGAQDC
- the LOC117627617 gene encoding nuclear pore complex protein NUP98A isoform X1, encoding MFGSTNPAFGQSSSSPFASQPVFGQTSNTSNNPFVPKPFGSTTPFGAQTGSSIFGGTSTGVFGAAQSSSPFPSSTTFGAASSSPAFGNTTPSFGAASSAAFNSSPSPFGGSSGFGQKPVFGAFGSNTTQPSPFGSTTQPSQPAFGSGIFGSTTPFGGSSQPAFGATTTPTAFGGTSSPAFGATTTPAFGATSTPAFGATSTPAFGATSNTPAFGATSTPPAFGATSSPAFGSTTSPTFGSTGSAFGVSNSSVFGSTGAFGASSTPAFGSSGSTFGTSSNPGFGASSAPGFGSSSTPSFTFTSAPAFGQSNSTFGSSSSPFGAQNSPFGAQPTPLGNNTFGQSAFGGQQRGGSRVAAYTETPEPDGGSGATAAKLESISAMSVYKDKSHEELRWEDYQLGDKGGPAPAGGSAFGMSTAQPNSLNTASSFPQVSTSPFNTATAPNLFTPKTPSFPSTGFGTSSTPFSSSTFGLSTSTNIFNPSSSPSGFGQTSSPSLFTSSAPSTFSFSAPAQTSNSTFNTGIFNSTAPVAQTGSTFGLSTTSFGQNTAPFGQSNAFNTPSTGYGLGSSSTASATSNLMGFSQPTPSFSQPFQSSQPPQNSGFGFNSFNQTQPGNTGGLGGSVGILGQNNFGQLSATQSSAAVQPVPATNPFGTLPAMPQMSIGRGGTAPSIQYGISSMPVVDKLAPVRMSSSLVTSRHLTQRRVRLPVRKYYPKNDDQRFPFFIDDEETVNTPKADALFLPRENPRALVIRPKEQWPLRASAEKASPLKDTSTPVHENETPHEDGIVKERVNHVKANQKPNGVHDDHSIQKADSYMTLSGHRAGEAAIVYEHGADIEALMPKLRRSDYYTEPRIQELAAKERAEPGFCCHVKDFVVGRVDYGSIKFFGETDVRRLDLESVVQFNNREVIVYMDDNKKPPVGQGLNKPAEVTLLNITCMDKKTGRRFTEGPKTEKYKQMLKKKAEDQGAEFVSYDPLKGEWKFKVSHFSEYKLGDEDDWDVDGAQDC
- the LOC117627617 gene encoding nuclear pore complex protein NUP98A isoform X3, giving the protein MFGSTNRSSGFGQKPVFGAFGSNTTQPSPFGSTTQPSQPAFGSGIFGSTTPFGGSSQPAFGATTTPTAFGGTSSPAFGATTTPAFGATSTPAFGATSTPAFGATSNTPAFGATSTPPAFGATSSPAFGSTTSPTFGSTGSAFGVSNSSVFGSTGAFGASSTPAFGSSGSTFGTSSNPGFGASSAPGFGSSSTPSFTFTSAPAFGQSNSTFGSSSSPFGAQNSPFGAQPTPLGNNTFGQSAFGGQQRGGSRVAAYTETPEPDGGSGATAAKLESISAMSVYKDKSHEELRWEDYQLGDKGGPAPAGGSAFGMSTAQPNSLNTASSFPQVSTSPFNTATAPNLFTPKTPSFPSTGFGTSSTPFSSSTFGLSTSTNIFNPSSSPSGFGQTSSPSLFTSSAPSTFSFSAPAQTSNSTFNTGIFNSTAPVAQTGSTFGLSTTSFGQNTAPFGQSNAFNTPSTGYGLGSSSTASATSNLMGFSQPTPSFSQPFQSSQPPQNSGFGFNSFNQTQPGNTGGLGGSVGILGQNNFGQLSATQSSAAVQPVPATNPFGTLPAMPQMSIGRGGTAPSIQYGISSMPVVDKLAPVRMSSSLVTSRHLTQRRVRLPVRKYYPKNDDQRFPFFIDDEETVNTPKADALFLPRENPRALVIRPKEQWPLRASAEKASPLKDTSTPVHENETPHEDGIVKERVNHVKANQKPNGVHDDHSIQKADSYMTLSGHRAGEAAIVYEHGADIEALMPKLRRSDYYTEPRIQELAAKERAEPGFCCHVKDFVVGRVDYGSIKFFGETDVRRLDLESVVQFNNREVIVYMDDNKKPPVGQGLNKPAEVTLLNITCMDKKTGRRFTEGPKTEKYKQMLKKKAEDQGAEFVSYDPLKGEWKFKVSHFSEYKLGDEDDWDVDGAQDC
- the LOC117627619 gene encoding 60S ribosomal protein L9-like → MKTILSSDSMEIPDGVTIKVKAKVIEVEGPRGKLTRNFKHLNLDFDLITDEATGKKKLKIEAWFGTRKTSAAIRTAISHVENLITGVTKGYRYKMRFVYAHFPINASIPNSNNAIEIRNFLGEKKVRKVEMLQGVNIYRSEKVKDELVLDGNDIELVSRSAALINQKCHVKNKDIRKFLDGIYVSEKRTIAEEE
- the LOC117628386 gene encoding WAT1-related protein At5g64700-like, whose protein sequence is MEGCSYYLAMVLVQLIYGGSNILIKFSLAEGLNPIVFVVYRHVMAMVLVGPFAYVLERKQRPSLSFSVAAKIFMLALFGTTIHLNVYYAGLAYTSPTVACALSNVIPSLTFLMAVLLGLEKLKIRTARGQAKVAGTLFCIGGSLVFTFWKGGYLFRGFVKSPLINISVAEMRHVKENWIKGALLILTSHIAWSAWLILQAVVSKVYTARLSLTTMICFFASLQSSFLALFFARNPISWRLEWNLQLLTIVYCGVVISALAYYLQTWCISYRGPVFAAMFSPLQVIIVALFSAIAFAERLHFGSLIGTFLIIVGLYCVLWGKRKDNLVAEQRENGKGVLEDIKVLENDISVTNPVARERT